CCCAGCAGGTTGAAGACGGTGCGCAACTGCAGTTCGCGGCGCGCCGGCTGCACGTACTTCATGGCCGCGTGCATGGCGACGGCGAAGAGGAAGGCGATGCCCACCTTCTCCAGGCACTCGGCGATGCGCGCCGGGGGCAGGACCAGGTGCACGCCCAGGGCCTCGACCACGTCGGCGGAGCCGCACTTGGAGGTGGCGCTACGGTTGCCGTGCTTGGCCACGCGCACGCCGCAGCCGGCCACGGTGAGCGCGGTGGCGGTGGAGATGTTGAAGGTGCCGGAGGCGTCGCCCCCGGTGCCGCAGGTGTCGATCAGGGCCTCGCGCTCGGTGCCGCTCACGTCGATGGTGGAGTCGGCGGCGATGGGCAGGGGAGTGGCGGCGGCGCGGATGGCCTCGGCGAAGCCCACGATCTCCTCCACCGTCTCGCCCTTCATGTGCAGCGCCACCAGGAGCGCGCCGATCTGGGCGTCGGAGGCCTGGCCGGCG
This sequence is a window from Terriglobales bacterium. Protein-coding genes within it:
- the trpD gene encoding anthranilate phosphoribosyltransferase gives rise to the protein MIPEALHKIANHRQALTREEARAVMTEILAGQASDAQIGALLVALHMKGETVEEIVGFAEAIRAAATPLPIAADSTIDVSGTEREALIDTCGTGGDASGTFNISTATALTVAGCGVRVAKHGNRSATSKCGSADVVEALGVHLVLPPARIAECLEKVGIAFLFAVAMHAAMKYVQPARRELQLRTVFNLLGPLTNPAHASAQVVGVYSEDLVEKLAEALRLLGLKRALVVHGEDGLDEITITGRTKIAELREGRVRTFQVQPEDLGLERATLADISGGDAQQNAAIIREILAGKKSPRRDVVLLNAAAALVAAGQA